In the Salinisphaera sp. T31B1 genome, one interval contains:
- a CDS encoding Rid family detoxifying hydrolase has translation MTRPDTHQIIETQSAPAAIGAYSQAVRAGQTVYISGQIPLDPATGQLVEGGIETQIAQVFDNLAAVATAAGATLGHAVKLTIYLTDMDDFGAVNKVMEAKLGTPYPARAAVGVAALPKGARVEADAVLVLG, from the coding sequence ATGACTCGACCGGATACTCACCAGATCATCGAAACACAGAGCGCGCCCGCTGCCATCGGCGCGTACTCGCAGGCCGTGCGCGCCGGCCAGACCGTCTATATATCGGGCCAGATTCCGCTCGACCCGGCCACCGGTCAGCTCGTCGAAGGCGGTATCGAGACACAGATAGCGCAGGTATTCGATAACCTGGCAGCGGTCGCCACAGCCGCCGGCGCCACGCTCGGGCACGCGGTCAAGCTCACGATCTACCTGACCGATATGGACGATTTCGGCGCGGTCAACAAGGTCATGGAAGCGAAGTTGGGTACGCCATACCCGGCCCGTGCGGCCGTCGGCGTAGCCGCGTTGCCCAAGGGCGCACGCGTCGAGGCCGATGCCGTCCTCGTCCTCGGTTGA